One region of Dokdonia sp. 4H-3-7-5 genomic DNA includes:
- a CDS encoding Nramp family divalent metal transporter, with amino-acid sequence MKAIPFKKLGPGLLFAGAAIGVSHLVQSTRAGADFGFGLLWALILVNIIKYPFFQFGPRYASATGNSLLVGYMKLGKPVLWVYFFLTLATMFTIQTSVTIVTAGIAVQLFGITNDVAIWSVAITILCAAILAIGKYRILDKLMKVIIITLTISTLVAVFFAFRESVTNQGMGTPANLLQIIPTEGAAVAFLIAFMGWMPAPLDISIWHSLWTLEKRDTGKDAMRNSIFDFNIGYAGAVVLGICFMTLGALVMFGTGETFSPRGGVFAGQLINMYTASLGDWATLLIGLAAFTTMFSTTLTTLDASPRGLEATTSLLGFGFKKRGYLFYLIVLILGTCGILFFLISEMGALVKVATILSFLTAPFYAICNYLSFKDESVPKEARISKGMDLLSIVSIIALLGFSIWYVITLF; translated from the coding sequence TTGAAAGCTATACCCTTTAAAAAGTTAGGACCAGGATTACTATTTGCTGGCGCGGCTATTGGGGTTTCTCATCTTGTGCAAAGCACTAGAGCAGGCGCCGATTTTGGCTTTGGTCTCCTGTGGGCTTTGATTCTCGTAAATATTATAAAATATCCATTCTTCCAGTTTGGGCCTAGGTATGCCTCAGCAACTGGAAACAGTTTGCTAGTTGGGTATATGAAATTAGGTAAGCCTGTTTTGTGGGTTTATTTCTTTTTGACACTAGCTACTATGTTTACTATTCAGACATCAGTAACTATTGTAACTGCAGGAATAGCTGTTCAGCTTTTTGGAATTACTAATGATGTAGCCATATGGAGTGTCGCTATTACAATACTGTGTGCTGCAATACTAGCAATAGGAAAGTATAGGATTCTCGATAAACTAATGAAGGTGATTATTATCACACTCACTATAAGTACGCTGGTGGCTGTCTTTTTTGCTTTTCGCGAAAGCGTAACTAACCAAGGAATGGGAACTCCGGCAAATTTGCTCCAAATTATACCAACAGAAGGAGCGGCTGTTGCATTTCTAATTGCCTTTATGGGGTGGATGCCAGCGCCGCTTGATATTTCTATATGGCATTCATTATGGACACTAGAAAAAAGAGATACGGGTAAGGATGCAATGCGTAATTCAATTTTTGATTTTAATATAGGGTATGCTGGTGCGGTAGTGTTGGGTATTTGCTTTATGACCTTAGGAGCGTTAGTTATGTTTGGTACTGGAGAGACTTTTTCTCCAAGGGGAGGTGTTTTTGCAGGCCAACTTATCAATATGTATACAGCAAGTCTGGGAGACTGGGCAACCTTGCTTATTGGTCTGGCTGCATTTACAACAATGTTTAGCACCACACTTACTACATTAGATGCGTCTCCTAGAGGGCTAGAAGCTACGACCTCATTATTAGGTTTCGGTTTTAAAAAACGAGGGTACTTGTTTTATCTAATCGTCTTAATTCTTGGAACCTGTGGCATATTATTTTTCTTAATAAGCGAGATGGGAGCTCTTGTGAAAGTGGCGACCATACTATCTTTTCTTACGGCTCCATTCTATGCCATTTGCAACTATTTATCCTTTAAGGACGAAAGTGTTCCTAAAGAAGCGAGGATCTCTAAAGGCATGGATTTGCTCAGTATTGTGAGTATAATTGCTTTGTTAGGCTTCAGCATCTGGTATGTTATTACATTGTTTTAA
- the tgt gene encoding tRNA guanosine(34) transglycosylase Tgt, whose translation MQFDLLTTDPASQARAGKLTTDHGVIETPIFMPVGTVASVKGVHQRELREDINPDIILGNTYHLYLRPKMDIMQKAGGLHKFMNWDRPILTDSGGYQVYSLSNRRKIKEEGVRFKSHVDGSMHLFTPENVMEIQRQIGADIMMAFDECTPYPCDYRYAKRSMHMTHRWLDRCINHFNKIPALYGHEQALFPIVQGSTYKDLRAQSAEYIANAGAFGNAIGGLSVGEPAEEMYGMTEVVTAILPKDKPRYLMGVGTPINILENIALGVDMFDCVMPTRNARNGMLFTAYGSINIKNLKWEEDFSPIDEMGLTWVDTEYSKAYLRHLFKCHELLGMQIATIHNLGFYMWLVREARKHIIAGDFVTWKEMMVKQMNNRL comes from the coding sequence ATGCAATTTGACTTACTTACAACAGATCCTGCATCTCAAGCGAGAGCAGGAAAACTTACAACAGATCACGGTGTCATTGAAACGCCTATTTTTATGCCCGTAGGTACGGTAGCATCTGTAAAGGGTGTACACCAGCGCGAGCTTAGAGAAGATATTAATCCAGATATTATATTAGGTAATACCTATCATTTGTACTTACGTCCTAAGATGGACATTATGCAGAAGGCAGGTGGGCTACATAAGTTTATGAACTGGGATCGACCTATTCTTACAGATAGTGGTGGGTATCAAGTATATTCATTGTCTAATAGGCGTAAGATTAAGGAGGAAGGAGTGCGTTTTAAGTCTCACGTAGATGGGTCTATGCACTTATTTACACCAGAAAATGTGATGGAAATTCAGCGCCAGATAGGTGCAGATATTATGATGGCATTTGATGAGTGCACACCATATCCATGTGATTATCGTTATGCAAAGAGATCTATGCACATGACTCATAGATGGCTAGATCGTTGTATAAATCATTTTAATAAAATTCCTGCATTATATGGTCATGAGCAAGCATTATTCCCTATTGTACAGGGAAGTACGTATAAAGATCTAAGAGCACAATCTGCCGAATATATTGCAAATGCGGGTGCTTTTGGAAACGCCATAGGCGGACTTTCTGTAGGAGAGCCAGCCGAAGAAATGTATGGAATGACAGAAGTTGTAACTGCTATATTGCCCAAGGATAAACCTAGATATTTAATGGGAGTAGGTACTCCTATAAATATTTTAGAGAATATTGCGTTAGGTGTAGATATGTTTGACTGTGTGATGCCTACAAGAAATGCTCGTAACGGAATGTTATTTACTGCCTATGGTAGTATAAATATTAAAAACCTTAAATGGGAAGAGGACTTTTCTCCTATAGACGAAATGGGCCTTACTTGGGTAGATACAGAATATAGTAAAGCCTATCTTCGTCACTTGTTTAAATGTCACGAGTTGTTAGGAATGCAAATTGCTACCATCCACAATTTAGGTTTCTATATGTGGTTAGTACGTGAAGCGCGCAAGCATATTATTGCAGGAGACTTTGTTACTTGGAAAGAGATGATGGTAAAACAAATGAATAATCGTTTATAA
- a CDS encoding LptF/LptG family permease gives MKILDWYIVKRYIGTFVTMLVLFIPIGIIVNLAEKIDKILANEAPFGEVALYYLNFTIYFANLLFPLFLFLSVIWFTSKLANNTEVIAFLSSGVSFYRFLRPYLIGATIVCVGAFFLGTYLAPRANKGYNEFIFEYLKKNKKDRETQNVYRQIDTGDYIYVSSFTPRTKTGRNFTWEHFEGNKMTYKMSAIRIRYNEEDTTYTLNSFKKRTITENGDILESKAKLDTVFNFDMDDLTPVEYIAETLSTPELRKFIAKEKSRGSSYISRYEVTLQKRYSLPVAAYILTIIAVAVSAMKRRGGMGINLAFGIVLAFVFIFFDKVFGTLAEQSDFPPLVAVWTPNILFAILAVYLLRNAKR, from the coding sequence TTGAAAATTCTAGACTGGTATATAGTAAAGCGATACATCGGGACTTTTGTCACGATGCTTGTGCTGTTTATACCCATAGGTATTATTGTAAATCTTGCAGAGAAGATTGATAAAATCTTAGCCAATGAAGCCCCTTTTGGAGAGGTAGCTTTGTATTACCTTAATTTTACAATATACTTTGCAAACCTACTTTTCCCCTTATTTCTATTTTTATCGGTAATATGGTTTACCTCAAAACTGGCGAACAATACGGAGGTCATTGCCTTCTTGAGTAGTGGAGTGTCATTTTATAGATTTTTAAGACCTTATTTAATAGGGGCAACCATAGTCTGTGTGGGCGCTTTCTTTTTAGGTACTTATCTTGCTCCACGGGCAAACAAAGGCTACAACGAGTTCATTTTTGAGTACTTAAAAAAGAATAAGAAAGATCGAGAAACGCAGAATGTCTACAGGCAGATTGACACTGGAGACTATATCTATGTAAGCAGTTTTACACCTCGTACGAAGACAGGACGTAATTTTACATGGGAACATTTTGAAGGCAATAAAATGACTTACAAAATGAGCGCTATTCGTATACGATATAACGAAGAGGATACGACATATACCTTGAACAGCTTTAAGAAGCGAACGATTACAGAAAATGGTGACATCTTAGAAAGTAAGGCAAAATTAGATACAGTCTTTAATTTTGACATGGATGACCTTACCCCTGTAGAGTACATAGCAGAGACCTTAAGTACACCAGAGTTAAGAAAGTTTATTGCAAAAGAAAAATCAAGAGGGTCTTCTTATATAAGTCGCTATGAAGTGACTTTGCAAAAACGCTATAGTTTACCTGTTGCTGCATATATTCTCACAATTATTGCAGTAGCTGTAAGCGCCATGAAGCGTCGTGGAGGGATGGGGATTAATCTTGCTTTTGGTATTGTGCTTGCTTTTGTTTTTATATTCTTTGATAAAGTTTTTGGAACGCTTGCAGAGCAATCAGATTTCCCGCCTTTAGTTGCAGTTTGGACACCTAATATACTTTTTGCTATACTCGCAGTATATCTTCTTCGCAATGCAAAACGATAA
- a CDS encoding DMT family transporter yields MQNDKLKAYLHFHLIVFIWGFTAVLGALITIDAVPLVWFRMGLASIFIFVYIKIRGVSLAVSRKTLVGFAIAGLVIAVHWLTFFGAIKESNVSITLAMMSTGAFFTALLEPIFYKRKVIWYELLFGAIVVGALYVIFEVETAYQTGILLALFSAFLSAVFTLINGKFIENHHPTKISFYELLIGSLCVTAYLVIARPDTFFSAQFFVLPTMDWVYIGILASVCTAYAFIAAVAVMKHLSPYTIMLTINLEPVYGILLAFIVLGDAEQMSKEFYYGALVILAVVIANGVLKNSKKFKAVKEA; encoded by the coding sequence ATGCAAAACGATAAGCTTAAGGCATACCTTCATTTTCACCTCATAGTATTTATTTGGGGATTTACAGCAGTACTTGGAGCGCTTATAACTATAGATGCTGTGCCCTTAGTTTGGTTCAGAATGGGACTAGCAAGTATTTTCATATTTGTGTACATAAAGATTCGAGGGGTCTCTCTTGCAGTTTCGCGTAAAACATTAGTAGGTTTTGCTATTGCAGGTTTAGTCATTGCTGTGCACTGGCTTACCTTTTTTGGGGCAATTAAGGAATCTAATGTCTCTATTACACTTGCAATGATGAGTACAGGCGCATTTTTTACAGCCCTACTCGAACCTATATTTTATAAGCGTAAAGTAATCTGGTATGAGTTACTTTTTGGAGCTATCGTTGTAGGCGCACTATATGTTATTTTTGAAGTAGAAACTGCCTATCAAACGGGAATATTACTAGCGCTCTTTTCTGCATTTTTGTCGGCAGTATTTACCTTAATTAATGGGAAGTTTATAGAAAACCATCATCCTACAAAAATATCCTTTTACGAGTTACTCATCGGGAGTCTGTGTGTGACAGCCTATCTCGTAATTGCAAGGCCAGACACATTCTTTTCTGCACAGTTTTTTGTCTTACCTACTATGGATTGGGTATACATTGGTATATTAGCCTCTGTGTGTACGGCTTATGCTTTTATAGCAGCTGTAGCAGTTATGAAACATTTAAGTCCTTATACGATCATGCTTACCATCAATCTTGAACCTGTATATGGAATTTTACTAGCATTTATAGTGCTAGGAGATGCAGAGCAAATGAGTAAAGAATTTTACTATGGCGCGCTTGTAATTCTCGCCGTAGTTATTGCAAATGGAGTGCTTAAGAATAGTAAAAAATTCAAGGCTGTTAAAGAGGCTTGA
- a CDS encoding acetyl-CoA carboxylase carboxyltransferase subunit alpha, with product MEYLDFELPIKELEEQLEKCALIGQESDVDVTQTCKQIEKKLAATKKDIYKNLTAWQRVQLSRHPNRPYTLDYINAICGDTFLELHGDRNVKDDKAMIGGLGKIGDQSFMFIGQQKGYNTKTRQYRNFGMANPEGYRKALRLMKSAEKFGVPVVSIVDTPGAYPGLEAEERGQGEAIARNILEMTRLKVPIIVIIIGEGASGGALGIGVGNKVLMLENTWYSVISPESCSSILWRSWEYKEQAAEALKLTATDMKKQKLIDEIVKEPLGGAHANRPEAFLTVKESILKAFDEFKNLSPTELVEQRMNKYSEMGVFKG from the coding sequence ATGGAATATTTAGATTTCGAATTACCAATCAAAGAGCTTGAAGAGCAACTGGAAAAATGTGCCTTAATAGGCCAAGAGAGTGATGTAGACGTTACCCAGACTTGTAAGCAAATAGAAAAAAAACTAGCTGCTACTAAAAAGGATATTTATAAAAATCTAACGGCATGGCAGCGTGTTCAATTATCAAGACACCCTAATCGTCCTTATACTTTAGATTACATAAACGCTATCTGTGGTGATACTTTTTTAGAGCTTCACGGAGATCGTAATGTAAAAGATGACAAAGCAATGATAGGTGGCCTAGGAAAGATAGGTGATCAGTCATTTATGTTCATTGGTCAGCAGAAGGGTTATAATACAAAAACAAGGCAGTACCGTAACTTCGGTATGGCAAATCCAGAAGGATATCGTAAGGCGTTACGTCTTATGAAAAGCGCCGAGAAATTTGGAGTACCTGTAGTTTCTATAGTGGATACACCAGGAGCATACCCAGGTCTTGAAGCAGAAGAGCGTGGACAAGGAGAAGCTATTGCTCGTAATATTCTTGAGATGACACGTCTTAAAGTGCCTATTATCGTGATAATTATAGGTGAAGGAGCAAGTGGTGGAGCCTTAGGAATAGGTGTAGGTAACAAAGTTCTTATGCTTGAAAATACTTGGTATTCTGTAATCTCTCCAGAGTCATGTTCTTCAATTTTATGGAGAAGCTGGGAGTACAAGGAACAGGCAGCAGAGGCTTTAAAGCTTACAGCTACAGATATGAAAAAACAGAAGCTTATAGACGAGATTGTAAAAGAACCATTAGGCGGAGCGCATGCAAACCGTCCAGAGGCTTTTCTTACTGTAAAAGAATCAATATTAAAAGCTTTTGACGAATTTAAGAACTTATCACCAACAGAACTCGTGGAACAAAGGATGAATAAATATTCAGAAATGGGAGTCTTCAAAGGCTAA
- the dnaB gene encoding replicative DNA helicase, translated as MEQTKPKPAYNTSKGQVISLEKGKIPPQALDLEVVVLGALMIDKKGVDEVIDILSPEVFYKDQHRHIFEAIRVLFEEGQPVDLLTVSEQLKKMGKLDVAGGDYYLIQLTQKVASSAHIEYHARIILQKFIQRSLIKISNEIIEEAYDETTDVFDLLDTAETKLYEVTQGNVKRSSESAQNLVIQAKKRIEEIANQEGLSGIPTGFHKVDELTSGWQPSDLIIVAARPGMGKTAMTLTMARNMAVDQNIPVAFFSLEMSSVQLITRLISSETGLSSEKLRTGKLEKHEWEQLNVKVKSLEKAPLFIDDTPSLSIFDLRAKARRLASQFGIKIIMIDYLQLMTGGSSQKGGGNREQEISMISRNLKALAKELSIPVIALSQLSRAVETRGGSKRPLLSDLRESGAIEQDADIVSFIYRPEYYKIEEWDDDERSPTEGQGEFIVAKHRNGGLDNIRLKFVGHLGKFDNLDDFSTPYEFASSMNAAANDDTFNPNALPSADDAFGGPPPGLPSENEDDDVPF; from the coding sequence ATGGAACAAACTAAGCCGAAGCCAGCATATAACACTTCTAAAGGTCAAGTAATTAGCCTTGAAAAAGGAAAAATACCACCACAAGCACTTGATCTTGAGGTTGTTGTGCTTGGTGCGCTTATGATTGACAAGAAAGGTGTAGATGAAGTAATTGACATCCTATCACCAGAGGTTTTTTATAAAGATCAGCATAGACATATTTTTGAGGCGATAAGAGTGCTCTTTGAAGAAGGGCAACCAGTCGACTTATTAACTGTTTCTGAGCAACTTAAGAAGATGGGTAAGCTGGATGTAGCTGGAGGTGATTATTACCTTATCCAACTCACTCAAAAAGTAGCTTCTTCTGCCCACATAGAGTATCACGCTCGTATCATCTTACAGAAGTTTATACAGCGTTCACTCATTAAAATTTCTAATGAAATTATTGAAGAGGCGTATGATGAAACTACAGATGTATTTGATCTTCTAGATACTGCAGAAACAAAATTGTATGAGGTAACTCAAGGAAACGTAAAACGTAGTTCTGAGAGTGCTCAGAACCTCGTAATACAAGCAAAAAAGCGAATTGAAGAGATAGCAAATCAAGAGGGATTATCAGGTATTCCTACTGGTTTTCATAAAGTAGATGAGCTTACCTCTGGATGGCAACCATCAGATTTAATTATCGTTGCAGCTCGTCCAGGTATGGGTAAAACAGCGATGACACTTACGATGGCTCGTAACATGGCGGTAGATCAAAATATACCGGTAGCATTCTTCTCACTGGAGATGTCTTCAGTACAGTTGATTACTCGTTTGATTTCGTCAGAAACGGGATTATCTTCAGAAAAACTGCGAACAGGAAAGTTAGAGAAGCATGAATGGGAGCAGCTCAATGTGAAAGTAAAAAGCTTAGAGAAAGCTCCTTTATTTATTGATGATACACCATCGCTTTCTATTTTTGACTTACGTGCAAAGGCAAGACGTCTCGCATCACAGTTTGGGATTAAAATAATAATGATTGATTACCTGCAGTTAATGACGGGTGGTTCTTCTCAAAAGGGTGGAGGTAATCGAGAGCAAGAAATCTCGATGATTTCTCGTAACCTCAAAGCACTTGCAAAGGAACTTTCTATTCCTGTAATTGCACTGTCACAGCTATCACGTGCGGTGGAGACGCGTGGAGGTAGTAAACGACCTTTACTTTCAGACCTTCGTGAATCTGGAGCGATCGAGCAGGATGCAGATATTGTATCTTTTATCTACCGTCCAGAATACTATAAAATTGAAGAATGGGATGATGATGAACGCAGCCCAACAGAAGGACAAGGAGAGTTTATTGTTGCAAAACACCGTAACGGTGGTCTCGATAACATACGTCTTAAGTTCGTTGGTCACTTAGGTAAGTTTGATAACCTTGATGATTTCTCTACGCCATACGAGTTTGCAAGTAGTATGAATGCTGCCGCAAATGATGATACTTTTAATCCTAATGCACTACCTAGTGCAGATGATGCCTTTGGTGGACCACCACCAGGACTCCCAAGTGAGAATGAGGATGATGATGTTCCTTTTTAG
- a CDS encoding alkaline phosphatase D family protein, whose translation MSNPSNKRRLFLRNTLLATGGIILIPNFISCSNDDDLTLNNAIIPDNLTTSNFELGVASFDPTSNQVIIWTHYTTEAIQATITYELSTDINFNTIVRSGEVITDSSRDFTVSVEVQDLEAGQKLYYRFANLEDNTVSVIGETITLPSSGLDAVSMGVVSCANYAAGLFNVYDALGNSDVDIIVHLGDYIYEYGENQYGTNESTVALGRVPEPNHEIVSLDDYRQRYRQYRSDAGLQLAHQKKPFIAVWDDHEITNDTYQDGAQNHQDNEGDFETRKQAALQAYSEYLPAMTNDVNIIYRSFKIGDLADLIMLDTRLIGRDKQLDFNNYFGSTGSFDFTAFGEDLVDPNRSMLGAQQKSWFQSTLANSSSKYQVIGQQVLMGKMFIPAELIITIGTILGEIGATGSVSAGTTAFFQAQLTELVTLKLRVQANDPTLTAQEIGRVSNTIPYNLDAWDGYLVEREELMNSFVGKDVVVLAGDTHNAWYNDLTLQDGTAVGKELATASVSSPGFEGILGGDAATITGFQQAMTILIDGLNYFNATERGYLKVTLSGSGVQSDWIFIDTIASSNYIAHTGFSESF comes from the coding sequence ATGAGTAATCCATCTAATAAAAGGAGACTTTTTCTAAGAAATACATTGCTAGCTACTGGCGGTATAATATTGATTCCTAACTTTATAAGCTGTTCTAATGATGATGATCTAACGTTGAATAATGCGATCATACCAGATAACCTAACGACATCTAATTTTGAACTTGGCGTAGCAAGTTTTGACCCTACTAGTAATCAGGTTATTATCTGGACACATTATACTACAGAAGCAATTCAAGCAACGATTACTTATGAATTAAGTACAGATATAAATTTTAATACTATCGTAAGAAGTGGTGAGGTGATTACAGACAGTAGCCGTGACTTTACAGTTAGTGTTGAGGTACAAGATCTGGAGGCAGGTCAAAAATTATATTATCGCTTTGCAAACCTAGAAGATAACACTGTTTCTGTAATAGGAGAGACTATTACTTTACCATCGAGTGGCCTTGATGCAGTATCTATGGGAGTGGTGTCTTGTGCAAACTATGCTGCCGGACTTTTTAATGTATATGACGCACTTGGAAATTCTGACGTAGATATCATAGTCCACTTGGGAGATTATATTTACGAGTATGGAGAGAATCAATATGGAACAAATGAGAGTACAGTTGCATTAGGCAGAGTTCCCGAGCCTAATCATGAAATCGTAAGTCTTGATGATTATCGCCAGAGATATCGTCAATATCGCAGTGATGCTGGACTACAATTAGCACATCAAAAAAAACCGTTTATTGCCGTGTGGGATGATCACGAGATTACAAATGACACTTATCAAGATGGAGCCCAAAATCATCAAGATAACGAAGGTGATTTTGAAACTCGCAAGCAGGCAGCACTCCAAGCATATAGCGAGTATTTACCAGCAATGACAAATGATGTAAATATCATATATAGAAGTTTTAAGATAGGAGATCTTGCAGATTTAATTATGCTTGATACTCGATTAATAGGTCGTGATAAGCAACTAGATTTTAATAACTATTTTGGGAGTACTGGTAGTTTTGATTTTACTGCATTTGGCGAAGATCTAGTAGATCCTAACCGTAGTATGTTAGGCGCACAACAAAAGAGCTGGTTCCAGAGTACCCTAGCAAATAGTTCTTCAAAGTATCAAGTAATAGGGCAGCAGGTGCTTATGGGAAAAATGTTTATACCGGCAGAGCTTATCATTACAATAGGAACCATTCTAGGAGAAATAGGAGCAACAGGATCGGTGTCTGCCGGAACTACGGCTTTTTTTCAAGCGCAGCTTACCGAGCTGGTAACGCTTAAACTACGTGTACAAGCAAATGATCCAACGCTTACTGCCCAAGAAATAGGACGTGTGTCTAATACCATTCCTTATAACCTTGATGCTTGGGATGGATACTTAGTAGAACGAGAAGAGTTAATGAATAGCTTTGTGGGGAAAGATGTGGTTGTTCTTGCAGGAGATACACATAATGCGTGGTATAATGATCTTACCCTGCAAGATGGAACTGCTGTTGGTAAGGAGCTTGCAACAGCTTCTGTTAGTTCGCCTGGTTTTGAAGGTATTTTAGGAGGTGATGCAGCGACAATCACAGGGTTTCAACAAGCAATGACCATTCTTATAGATGGACTTAATTACTTTAATGCAACTGAGCGTGGCTATCTTAAAGTAACTTTAAGTGGTTCTGGAGTGCAGTCAGATTGGATTTTTATTGATACGATTGCTTCTTCAAATTATATAGCACACACAGGTTTTTCTGAGAGTTTTTAG
- a CDS encoding DUF2911 domain-containing protein gives MKKFFMTAVVALAFVAAPSVNAQDFNVDKSPMDQAAFPSNYKESNKLVKVTYSRPQLKERELSKLAPDGKVWRLGANEAAEITLYKDMKLGTTPVKAGTYTMYAMPNGAEWTIILSSDLNVWGSYFYKEANDVARITVPVTQADDAIEYFGMEFMPVDQGAHLHMAWGNARVEVPFYN, from the coding sequence ATGAAAAAGTTTTTTATGACTGCGGTGGTGGCACTAGCATTTGTTGCTGCACCATCTGTGAATGCACAAGATTTTAATGTAGATAAAAGCCCTATGGATCAAGCGGCTTTTCCATCTAATTACAAGGAATCAAATAAGCTAGTAAAAGTAACATATAGCCGTCCACAACTTAAGGAGCGTGAGCTTTCAAAACTTGCTCCAGACGGAAAAGTATGGAGACTAGGTGCAAATGAAGCAGCAGAGATTACTCTTTACAAGGACATGAAATTAGGTACGACGCCAGTAAAAGCAGGTACATACACAATGTATGCAATGCCTAATGGCGCTGAGTGGACCATTATTTTAAGCTCTGACCTTAATGTATGGGGTTCTTACTTCTACAAAGAAGCAAATGATGTAGCTCGTATCACAGTACCGGTAACACAAGCAGATGATGCGATCGAGTATTTTGGTATGGAATTTATGCCAGTAGATCAAGGAGCTCACCTTCATATGGCATGGGGTAATGCTCGTGTAGAAGTACCTTTCTACAACTAG
- the asnB gene encoding asparagine synthase B → MCGIVCAFDLKEKAEDLRPQLLEMSKKIRHRGPDWNGVFNNENAIMTHERLSIVDPASGKQPLFSKDKSLVLAANGEIYNHKELRETLTGDYEFQTASDCEIILALYKEHGHDFCDKLNGIFGFALYDVAKDEYFVARDHMGIIPLYMGWDQHGTFYVASELKALEGVCSKIELFPPGHYYSSVTGELTRWYSRDWMEYDKVKDNESSIEELHDALAASIKRQLMSDVPYGVLLSGGLDSSITSAVAKLYAEKRIESGDEQAAWWPQLHSFSIGLKGSPDLAAAQVVADHIGTVHHPIEFTIQEGLDAIRDVIYHLETYDITTIRASTPMYLMARVIKSMGVKMVLSGEGADEIFGGYLYFHKAPNAKEFHEETVRKLDKLHMYDCLRANKSLAAWGIEGRVPFLDKEFMDVAMRLNPQDKMITKERKMEKWILRKAFEKYLPESVAWRQKEQFSDGVGYSWIDSLKDVVDEAVSATQMENAHHRFPIHTPQNKEEFYYRTIFEEHFPSDAAARCVPSVPSVACSTPTALEWDEAFKNMNDPSGRAVAFVHDDAY, encoded by the coding sequence ATGTGTGGAATTGTATGCGCCTTTGATCTCAAGGAGAAAGCCGAAGATTTACGTCCTCAATTATTAGAAATGTCAAAAAAAATCCGCCACAGAGGACCGGATTGGAATGGGGTTTTTAATAATGAGAATGCCATCATGACACACGAACGTCTGTCTATAGTAGATCCAGCTTCTGGGAAACAACCGTTATTTTCAAAAGATAAGAGTCTTGTGCTCGCAGCAAATGGAGAGATATATAACCATAAGGAATTACGTGAGACCTTAACTGGAGATTACGAGTTTCAAACGGCATCAGATTGTGAGATCATACTCGCGCTTTATAAAGAACATGGTCATGACTTTTGTGACAAGCTCAACGGGATTTTTGGCTTTGCGTTATATGACGTAGCCAAAGATGAATATTTTGTAGCCCGTGATCACATGGGAATTATTCCACTCTATATGGGATGGGATCAGCACGGGACTTTTTATGTAGCTTCTGAGTTAAAGGCACTAGAAGGTGTTTGTTCTAAGATAGAATTATTTCCTCCAGGACATTATTACTCTAGTGTGACGGGAGAGCTTACACGCTGGTATTCTCGTGACTGGATGGAATATGATAAGGTGAAAGATAACGAGTCAAGTATAGAAGAGTTACACGATGCACTAGCGGCATCTATAAAGCGCCAACTTATGAGTGATGTGCCTTATGGGGTATTACTTTCTGGAGGTCTAGACTCATCCATTACAAGTGCGGTTGCAAAGCTATATGCAGAAAAGCGTATAGAATCTGGTGATGAGCAAGCTGCGTGGTGGCCACAGTTACACTCTTTTAGTATAGGACTCAAAGGTTCTCCAGACCTTGCAGCCGCTCAGGTTGTAGCAGATCATATAGGGACAGTACATCACCCTATTGAGTTTACGATACAAGAAGGACTAGATGCTATACGCGATGTAATCTATCATCTAGAAACGTATGATATCACCACGATAAGAGCGAGTACGCCTATGTACTTAATGGCACGTGTGATTAAATCTATGGGAGTAAAAATGGTACTCTCAGGAGAAGGGGCAGATGAGATTTTTGGAGGATATTTATACTTCCACAAAGCACCAAATGCAAAAGAGTTTCATGAGGAGACAGTGCGTAAACTAGATAAGTTACATATGTACGACTGTCTACGTGCAAATAAATCACTTGCAGCCTGGGGAATAGAAGGGCGTGTGCCTTTCTTAGATAAAGAATTTATGGATGTCGCTATGCGTCTTAATCCTCAAGATAAAATGATTACTAAGGAGCGTAAGATGGAAAAATGGATCTTGCGTAAGGCTTTTGAAAAGTATTTACCAGAAAGTGTAGCTTGGAGACAGAAAGAGCAGTTCTCAGACGGTGTAGGTTACTCATGGATTGATAGTCTTAAGGACGTAGTAGATGAAGCTGTGAGTGCTACCCAAATGGAGAACGCTCATCATAGATTCCCTATCCATACGCCTCAAAATAAAGAAGAGTTTTACTACCGTACCATTTTTGAAGAGCACTTCCCAAGTGATGCTGCAGCACGCTGTGTGCCTTCTGTGCCAAGTGTAGCTTGTAGTACACCTACAGCACTAGAATGGGATGAAGCTTTTAAAAACATGAATGATCCATCAGGTAGAGCGGTAGCTTTTGTACATGATGATGCTTATTAA